A segment of the Candidatus Krumholzibacteriia bacterium genome:
CCGCCCCCCCCTCCGTGGTGGATCATGCGATCCTTCGTGCGTCCGCTGACCTGGCTCGTCGTCTGCGCGACCCTGCTCGTGTCGGCTCCGTCCACCGCGGCGGAGCGGTGGTGGGTGGAACTGCCCCGGGACCGGGGGGTCTCCGAGCCGGAGGACCTGCCCTTCCCGCCCGCACCGAACGATGCTGCCCTCGAGCGACGGGCCCGGCGTGGCCGGGCCGAGCGCGTGGCGGTCCTCGGCCGGGGGCCGAGCGAGGAGGCCCTGCGCGCGGTGCAGGCCACCGGAGCTCGGATCGTCCGCGTGAGCCGCTGGCTGAGTGCGGCCAGCGTGGAGGCCGACGCCACCATCCTGGAGCGTCTGCGAGAACGCTTCGGCCGCGCCGCCCTACGACCCGTGAGGAGCTGGGCCGGCGAGCGTGACCCGCGAGTCGTCCGGGTGACGCCCGGCCCGCGCCGGCGGGTCGGCGCCTTCGACTACGGCCGGTCCTTCGACCAGCTCGCGCAGATCGGGATCGATCGTCTGCACGACCGGGGTCTCACCGGGCAGGGGGTCCGGGTCCTCGTGCTCGACACGGGCTTCCTGGTCGACCATCCCGCGATCGACCATCTCGACGTCCTGGCGACCCGGGACTTCGTGAACGACGACGCGGACGTGGGCATCGACGAGGGCGAGGCGATCAACCAGGACCGACACGGGACGGGCGTGGTCGGCACCCTCGCCGGCTACGAACCCGGCTCGTTGATCGGGGCCGCGCCCGACGTCTCGGTGCTGCTCGCCAAGACCGAGGTCGTCGACAGCGAGACCCGGGTCGAAGAGGACCACTTCGTCGCCGCCCTCGAGTGGGGAGAAGCCCTCGGGGCCGATCTCATGACCGCGTCGCTGGGCTACCGCACCTTCTACGACGAGCCCGACACCTTCGCCTACTCGCCGGAGGATCTCGACGGCGACACCGCGATCACGACGCGCGCCGTGGACGACCTGGTGGCGATGGGGGTGGTCGCGATCAGCTCGGCCGGCAACGACGGGGACGACCCGGGAACCCTTCTCACGCCCGCCGACAGCGACAGCGGACTCGCCATCGCCGCCGTCGACTCGAACGGTGCCGTCGCCTGGTTCTCGAGCCGCGGACCGACCGCCGACGGCCGCACGAAGCCCGACCTGGCCGCCCGCGGCGTGCGCGTGGTGTGGGCCGACACCTGGATCGGGGTCGGCCTCGCGTCGGGCACCTCGCTGGCCGCGCCTCTCGTGGCCGGAGCAGGCGCTCTGCTCCTTCAGGCGCACCCGGACTGGGGTCCGCACGAGGTCGCTTCGGCGCTCCGGAGCACCGCGAGTCAGGCCATGGCTCCCGACACGGTCCTCGGATGGGGGATCGTCGACGCCCAGGCGGCGGTCTTCGACGTCGAGGCTCCGCAGGTGCCCCTGCCCTTCGATCTGGTGGCCCCGGAACCCGGAGCCGTGATCGACGGGCCCCGGGTCGATTTCGCCTGGGAGGCCGCAGAGGATCTGCAGACACCACAACAGATCGACTACCGCGTCGAGATCGCGCGGGACGAGGCCTTCGACGAGGTGGCCGCCGTCTTCGAGGTGGGACCCGCGGTCGTCCGCTCCGCCTGGGTCCCGGTGAGCGGGCAGCTGTGGTGGCGGGTGGTGGCCACCGATCCGCAGGGACACGTCCGGACGAGTGCCGCCCGGGCCCTCGAGGTCCCGACGGCCACCGGGGCCCCGACCCGGACGCGCGTGGCCTGGGCGCGCTGGGAAGGTCCGTGGCCCAATCCGACGAGCGACCGCAGCGCGGCGCGGCTGGTGCTGAACCGGCCGGCACGGGTGCGCGCGGTCGAGGTCTTCGACGTCGCGGGCCGGCGGATCCGGACCCTTCGCCGGCAGGTCGAACTGCTGCCCGGCGAGTGGCGCGTGGAATGGGACGGAAGGGACTCCAGGGGGCGCTCCGCGGCCTCCGGCGTGTATTTCCTCCGGGCGCTCGTCGAGGACTCCGACGGCCGCGCGGCCCGGCTGCGCGCCCGCGTGGTTCGCCTTCGCTGAGGGATGTCCGCGGGGCCGCAGCCGTCAGTGCCTTGACCTTCGGTTTTTCCGTCATCTACTCTTTGTACGAATCCCTTGGAGCGCCACGAGGCCTCCGGCCCCTCTCGCCGAATTCCCGGAATGGCCGGCTGATCCTCGTCGACTGCCCCGCATCAGCATGCGCCCCCACTCCGGGCGCGTCGGTTCTGCTACCAGGAGGGTCTCCGTCGTGTTCCTGACGAAGCGTCAGTCGGAGCTGTTGGACTACCTGCGCCGCACCATCGCCGTGCAGGGCTACGCTCCGAGCCTCGAGGAGATGGCGGCTCACTTCCAGCTGTCATCGGTCGGAACGGTCCACAAGCACCTGAAGGCCCTCGAGGAGAAGGGCTTCATCCGTCGCCAGTGGAACCGTTCCCGTGCGATCGAGATCGTCGAGACCCACGACGGACGGGCCCGTCGCGTGCCCATGCTCGGCTCGCTCAAGGGACAGCAACCGATCGAGAACGGGGTCCAGAGCGGAAGCATCGCGGTTCCGGAGGAGTTCCTGAACGGAAACGGTGCCTTCGTCCTGCAGGTGGGTGACGACTCCCTGCGCGACGAATTCCTCGACTGCGGCGATTTCGTGGTGTGCGAGCCGAGCGAGTCGCCCGAACCCGGGGCCACCGTCGTGGTCACGGTCGACGGACGGAGCACGATGGTCCGTCGGTGGGAGCCGACCTCGGACCGGGTCCAGCTGCGCTCCCGGCGTCCGGGGGCCGAGGACTTCGAGGTCGGACTGCAGCGGTGCCGGATCGAAGGGGTGGTCGTCGGCGTGCTCCGCCGCCTGCAGGCGGACCGTCAGGCCGCTTCCTGAATCGTGCCACGAATTTCGCTCGGTTGACGTTTCGGCGTCCGCCTCCCTACCATGCGGCCGGCCCTCAGGGGCCGGCCTTCTTCTTCGTGCTCCGGCGGGTCGTGGACTCCACGGCGGGTACGGAGTGCGCGCCCACCACGCACGGGAAGCCAGACATGATCTCCTCGTCCAGGCCCACACCCGACGACCGGCCGCTCGACGTGACGCGTGATCCCGACGACATGGAAGAGGTGTTCGAGGTCTACTTCACCTCGACGCCCGGTCCGTCCCGCGTCGTTCGTATGGAGGGCGGTCTGGGGTGGCGACCGGCCACCGACGTCTACGAGACCGAGCACGAATTCGTCGTCCAGATGGACCTGGCGGGCATGGACCGCAACGCGATCGAGATCCACGTCGACGACGAGTTCCTGGTGGTGCGCGGCACGCGTAGCAACATCGCGCCCCCGGGCAAGAAGCACTTCCACAAGATGGAGATCCGGGTCGGACCCTTCGAGCGTCACGTCCGGGTTCCCGGACACGTGGACGCCAACACCGCACGGGCCCGCTACGAGAGCGGGTTCCTGTTCGTCGTCATGGAACGGGGCCAGGGACGGTGCGGAGAGCGTCGTAGCATCGCCATCGGATCCTGACCGCAGCCCCCGCCGTCGCGGGGACCGAAGATCTCAGCCCGCCCTCGAGGAGTCGTCGTGGCCGATCAGTCCGAAGCCCCGGGATTCGATCTGGAAGATGGTGTCCGGGTTCCCGACCAGCTCGCCGTCCTGCCGATCAGTGACGCGGTGGTCTTTCCGTACATGATGGTGCCGCTGGTCCTCAGCGACGCCAATCTCATCCAGTTGGCCGACGACGTCCTGGCCGACTCGAAGATGCTCGGGACCTTCACCCAGTTGCCGGAAGCGACCACCAACGGCAGCGAGGAAGAAGAGTCGAACGTCGGCGAAGAGGACGTCTACGAGATCGGCACGGCGGTGGTGATCCAGAAGATGCTTCGCTTCCCCGACGGGAGCATGCGGCTGCTGGGTCAGGGCATCACACGGATCCGCCGCAAGAAGGTCCTGCAGACCGAGCCCTACATGGTCGCCGAGGTCGAGGTCCTCGACGAGAAGGAATCGACCGACGCCAAGACCGTGGCCTACATGCGCGGTGTGGCGAACAACTTCATCAAGATCGTCGACGCGTCCGAGAAGCTCAGCGACGAGCTGAAGGTCGTGGCCATGAACATCGACGAGCCCGGCCGGCTCGCCGACATGGTCGCCACGAACCTGGACATCGACGTGACCGAGAAGCAGAAGGTGCTCGAGATCCTCGACCCGCGGGCGCGGCTCGAGCTGCTCAGCGAGATCGTGATGCGCGAGCTGGAGATGGTCGAGCTCGGCGAGAAGCTGCAGAGCCGCGTGCGCAAGGCGATCGACAAGGACCAGCGCGAGTACTACCTGCGCCAGCAGCTGAAGGCGATCCAGCGCGAACTCGGCGACACCGACCAGAGTTCGGTGGAACTCGACGAACTCCGCGAACGGATCGAGGAGGCGTCGCTGCCCGACCACGTACGCGAGGCGGCGTTGAAGGAGTACGACCGGCTCACCCGCATGAGTCCCGGTGCCAGTGAGTACACGGTGAGCAAGACCTACGTGGACTGGCTGCTCGAGCTGCCGTGGCTGGAGAGCAGTGTCGACAACCTGCAGCTGAAGAAGGCCGAGGAAGTGCTGGAGCGCGATCACTACGGTCTGGAAGACGTGAAGGAGCGCGTACTCGAGTACCTGGCGGTGAAGAAGCTGAAGGACGACATGCGCGGTCCCATCCTGTGCCTGGTCGGACCGCCGGGTGTGGGCAAGACCAGCCTGGGCAAGTCGATCGCCGAGGCCATGGGGCGCAAGTTCTACCGTCTGAGCCTGGGCGGCATGCGGGACGAGGCCGAGATCCGCGGGCATCGCCGCACCTATGTCGGGGCGATGCCGGGCCGTGTCATCCACGGGGTGAAGGTCGCGGGGACGAACAACCCGCTGTTCATGCTCGACGAGATCGACAAGCTCGGCAGTGATTTCCGGGGCGATCCGGCGAGTGCGTTGCTCGAGGTGCTCGATCCCGCGCAGAACAGTACCTTCACCGACCACTACCTGAACCTACCCTTCGATCTCAGCAACGTCCTCTTCATGACGACGGCCAACGTGCTCGACACGATCCCACGTCCGCTGCGCGACCGCATGGAGATCATCCAGCTCCCGGGCTACACCCGGCTCGAGAAGCTCGAGATCGCCAAGCGCTACCTCGTGCCGAGGCAGGTCGCCGAGAACGGCCTCAGCTCCTCCAGCATCCGATTCACCGATGCCGGGCTGAACTCGATCATCTCCGACTACACGGCCGAGGCCGGGGTACGTTCGCTGGAGCGGACGATCGGGCGGGTGTGCCGTAAGGTCGCGCGTGGTGTCGCGGGATCGCGCAAGAAGAAGCGTGTGAACGTGTCCGTGAAGAACGTCCACGACTATCTGGGCGCGCCGGTGTACTCGGACGAGGCACGGAAGTCCCGCCCCGAGGTGGGCGTGTGTGCCGGCCTGGCCTGGACCCCGGTGGGGGGGAAGATCCTCTTCGTGGAGGCGGTGGCGATGCCGGGGCAGGGTGCCCTTCGGCTGACCGGGCAGCTCGGCAACGTCATGCAGGAGTCGGCGCAGGCCGCCCTCAGCTACATCCGGAGTCGCTACAGCGCGGGCCCGCAGGACATCGAATGGTTGCGGACGCACGACCTCCACGTGCACCTTCCCGCGGGGGCGATCCCGAAGGACGGACCCAGTGCCGGGATCACGATGGCCACGGCCCTGGTGTCGCTGTACCGGGGGATCCCGATCAGCAACAGGGTGGCCATGACGGGAGAGATCTCGCTCACCGGCGAGGTGCACCCGGTGGGGGGTCTCGTCCAGAAGATCCTGGCCGCGCACCGGGCGCGGATCTCCCAGGTGATCATTCCCGCCGACAACGAGCGCGACCTCGAGGAGCTGCCCGAGGAGGTGCTCGAGGCCATCGAGTTCCATCCGGTCGAACGGGTGGAGCAGGTCTGGGAGCTCGCCCTCACGCGGCCCCTGCAGTGAGACCACGTTCCCGGTGCAGGTTTGACCGGCCCCCGAGCGGCTGCTAGTTTGCCACGCGTTCGCGCCGGCTGGTGTCCGGCGCGGTCAGGACGACCGATGCCTTCCAGCTTGTTGCGACGTCTCCTGGGGCGCGCCGGTGCTTCCCCCAACGGGGCGGTGGCCGGTGAAGCCTTCTCGCTGCCCGGATCGCTGCAACCGGGCGCGCGCGTTCTCCTGCTCGCGTCCGACGACCTGACGGATCTGCTCTTCGCCATGCCGCTGGTCGAGGCCGTGCACGGTGCGATCGAGGGCGTGGAGTTCGGTCTGCTCTGCGACGAGCGCACCAGTCACCTGGCGCTGAGCACCGACCGCTTCGCCGACGTTCTCGTCGTCGACCCACAGCAGGCCGGTTCCGGGTCGGCGTCCCATCGGGAACTGCAGGAGGCCCTCCAGGGCGAGTCCTGGGACGTGGCGATCCTGCTCGGTCAGGATCCCGATCCCGATCGCGACGAGTTCGCCCACCTGAGCGGGGCGACGCTTCGCATGGGGCCCGATCATCCACTGGCCTTCCCGCGGCTCAACTGTCAGGTCCGGCCCCCGTCCTCCGAGAGCTATCCCTACGGCCGTGCCCAGCTCTGGGGTCGCCTGCTCGGAGTGAACGTCGATGCGCGCCGACTGCACTGGCGCCTGGCCCCGAAGCGCGCGCGCCAGATGGGGCAGTTGGTGCACTTCAACAAGCCGCGGAAGCAGCAGCGGCTGATCGGCATCGACCCCGGAGTGGGCAAGGCCGGCACGCGGTTGGGCGCCGCGAACCTGGGCCTGATCGCGAACCACCTCTCGCGGACGATCGATTCGAGAACGATCGTGCTGACGGCCGACGAGGATCCGACGGTGGTCGACGAGTTCGTCGGTGTACTCGAGAACACACCCCTCGATCTGCCGCGGCCCACGCTGCTCGAGACCGTGCTCCTGCTGAACGAGTGCGACCTGCTCGTGAGCGGGAACACCGATCTCCTGCACTTCGCCGCCGCACTGGACGTGCCCGCACTGACCGTGTTCGCCGACGCCGATGCCGACGCCTGGATCCCGGATCGAGCCGAGCGTCTGGAGGTCGTGAGGGCAGCACGGGGCGAGGCCCTGGACCTGGCCGAGATCATGGATCGGGTGGAAAGGCTCCTGGCGTAGTCGTCGGTGCCCATCGGCACCGGTCGGCATCGCGGCTCATCGCGAAGGATCGAGTGTGCACGACATACCCCGCGTCCTGTCGCTGTTGCGTCACTTCCGCTGGCGGATGCCCGCGCTCGTCGTGTGCATCGTGATCGCCTCGTCGCTCTCGAGTGTCGGAATCACCTTCGTGTCGCCCCTGGTGCGGATCCTCTTCGAGGAGGATCCGGCCCCGCTCGCCGCCGAGGCCCAGCAGGATCCCACGGCGGGCACGCCCGCCGGTGTTCCGCTCGAGCAGGTCGAACTGCCGGACTTCATGGAGCGTGCCCGTACGACGATCTCCCAGGAGGTCGAGGGCTGGCTCTACCGCGGCGACCGCACGGACATGCTCTGGCGGCTGTGCCTTTCCCTGCTCGTGGTCTTCCTCACGCGGAATCTCTTCGCCTTCCTGCAGGAGGCGTTGAGGGTCCAGATCGAACAGCGCACGATCCATCGTCTTCGCGAGGATCTGCACCTGTCGATCCAGCGGCTCCCTCTCCAACAGTTCTCGCGCGAGCGTACCGGTTATCTCATGAGCCGGGTGATCGCCGACGTCGACGCCATGCGCGGGGCCATCATCGGTGTGTGGACCCAGCTCGCGAGCAATTGCCTGATGATCGTGATCGCGCTGACGATGGTCGCGCTCGTCAGCTGGAAACTGCTGTTGACCACCCTTCTGGTCGTTCCGCCGAACATGTTGCTGATCGCGTGGATCAGTCGTCGGTTGCGCCGCGGCAGTCAGCGTGTCCAGGAATCGATGGGCGATGCCGCGGCCGTCCTCCAGGAAGCGATCAGCGGGATCCGGATCGTGAAGGCCTTCGATCCCGAGGGACACGAGAACCGGCGTTTCGACCGGGTGAACGCCAGCTACACCCGCTCCTACGAACGTCTGAAGATCCTGTCGGCGATGAGCAGCCCCGTGAGCGAGGTCCTGGGAATCCTGACCGCCGTCGTCATCATCGTCATGGGGGGACGCCTGGTGCTGACAGGACAGCTGCGCCCCGACCTGCTGGTCCTGTTCCTGGGTGTGATCCTCTGGGTGATCGGACCGATCAAGTCGATCATCCGTGCCAACAACACGCTGCAACAGAGTCTGGCCGCGGCGCGGAGGATCTTCGACGTCCTCGATGCACCGAAGGAGTCGCGCGGACCGGTGGACGCGAGACCCTTCTCCGCGCCGGAACGAGCGCTGCGCTTCGAGAACGTGAGCTTCGAGTACGAGACCGACATTCCGGTGCTGCACGACGTCGACCTCGAAGTCGGTGCCGGACAGGTCGTCGCCCTGGTGGGTCCATCGGGAGCGGGCAAGAGCACGCTCGTGGATCTCGTGCCGCGTTTCCTGGATCCGACCGGGGGCCGCGTGACCGTCGACGGAGTCGATCTGCGCGAGTTCGACCTTGCCTCGTTGCGTGGCCACGTGGGAGTGGTGTCCCAGGAGGTGATCCTCTTCCACGACACGGTGGCGGGGAACATCGCCTTCGGGTCGGGCGAGGTGTCGGAGGAACGCATGATCGACGCGGCGAAGACCGCGAACGCGCACGACTTCGTCGCGGCGTTGCCGCGCGGCTACGACACGTTGGTGGGCGAACGGGGACTTCAGCTCTCAGGTGGGCAGCGACAACGTCTGGCGATCGCGCGTGCGGTCCTGAAGAATCCGCCGATCCTCATCCTCGACGAAGCGACCAGCGCGCTCGACACCGAGAGCGAGCGTGCCGTGCAGGAAGCCATGCAGCGACTCATGGTGGGGCGGACCACGCTCGTGATCGCGCACCGGCTGTCGACGATCACGGCGGCCGACCGCATCGTCGTGTTGCAGCAGGGTCGGATCGTCGAGAGTGGGACCCACGAGCAACTCCTCGCGCACGACGGAGCCTACCGTCGTCTCTACGACCTCCAGTTCGGTCCGGGCACGGGCGACGATGGCGACGCGTCTGTCGGTTCTTCCCAACTGGCTGGGTGACCTCGTCATGGCCACGCCGGCCCTGCGCCGTTTCGGTGCGGGGTCCGAGCACGTGGTCGTGGGGGCGCCCCACCTCGTGGACCTCGTGCTCGATCTCGGGCTCGCCGATCGAGGCGTGGACTACGACCGGCGGGGCGCCGACCGCGGCGTGTCCGGACTGTGGCGGGCAGCGCGAGGCCTGTCGGCGCTCGAGCCCGAGGTCGCGCTGGTGCTCGGACCGAGTCTGCGCGCGGCCGCTCTGCCGGCCCTGGCCGGGATTCCGCAGCGTCAGGGTGTCGGCGGAGAGGGGCGGGAGCTGTTCCTGACCCGGGTGCACCGGGTTCGGGGTGGACTGCGGTCGCAGCACCTCTCGCAGACCTGGTGGGACGTCACGGGAGGCGCCGGGCAGGTGCCGTCGCCGCGCTGGCGACCGGGCCGTCGTGGACAGGAGGGATGGAGGGCGCTGATGGAGCGCCGCCCCGAACTCACGGCTCCCTTCGCGGTCTTCGCCGCCGGAGCCACCTTCGGTCCGACCAAGCGGTGGCCGACGCATTTCTTCGCCGAGACCGCAGGGCGCCTCCACGCCTCCCATGGCCTCCGTCCGGTCTTCGTGGGCTCGGGCGACGCCCGCGAGCGCGAGACCGCGGCGGCGCTGGCGGAAGCAACCGGAGGGGTCTCGCTCGCCGGCGAGACCGACCTCCCGGTGCTCGTCGGCGCATTGGCCGACGCGTCTCTGTTCGTGGGCAACGACAGCGGTCCCATGCACGTCGCGGCCGCGGTGGGGATTCCGACCGTGGGCATCTTCGGATCGACGAGCCCCGTGTGGACGGCTCCGCGCGGGCCCGCCGCCCGGACCGTGGGGCCGGCCCCCGTCGACTGCAGTCCGTGTTTCCGGGCGACCTGTCCCTTCGCCCTGGAGTGCCTTCGCCAGCTCGAGCCGTCCGCAGTCCTGGGCGCGGTCGAGCGGCTCCTCGGTTCACCCCCTCCGCGGGAGGCCCGTCCGTGAACCATCGCGCCGTCGTCTGGCTCGATCGTGACGGGACGATCGTCGACGATCCGGGCTACCTTCGCGATCCTCTTGCCCTGCGCCTCTTGCCCGGTGCCGGAGAGGCCGTGAGCCGTCTGAACAGGGCCGGGATCGCGGTCGTACTCGTGACCAACCAGAGCGGAATCGCCCGGGGGCTCCTGACCGAGCAGGACCTCCGCTCGGTGCACGCGGAGCTGCGGCGCCGCCTGGCGTCGTCGGGTGCCCACCTCGATGCGATCCGTCACTGCCCGCACCTGCCCGACCATCTGCTTCCCGACGGCGCGAGGCCCTGTGCCTGCCGGAAGCCGCGGCCCGGCATGATCGAGGCGGCACGGGACGAACTGGGCGTACCGAGCGACACGCCGCAGTTCGTGGTGGGCGACAAACCGGCCGATGTCCGACTGGCACGTGCCGCCGGATGCCGTTCCGTTCTGGTCCTCACCGGGGAGGGACGAACCACGCGGCGGCACCACGACGCCGACGCCGACCTCGTGGTGCCCGACGTCGGAGCGGCCGTGAGCCACATCCTCGAGCAGCTCTCCCTCGCCGATGGCGGGCCGAGCTGTTAGGTTCCGCTCTTGCTCCCCGTGGGCCGCGGAGGCGGCCAGGAGTCGAACCGCATGCGCATCCTGATCATCGCGGCGACCTACCCGCCGACCCGCTGCGGCGTGGGTGACTACGTCCGTAGGGTCGGCCGCGAACTCCGCGGGATCGACGAAGAGGTCTTCGTCCTCACCGGCGAGGCAGAGGACCTCGACCACGATCACGGGGACCCGACGATCGCCTCGGTGGGCAGGCGGCCCGCGCCACGCCGCGTCGACGATCTCCGCTTCGACACCGAGGACCACGGAGTCCGGCTGTCGCGACGGGTCCCGGCCTGGGACTGGGGCGCGCTCGACTGGATCGAGGCCGCCCTGCGGGACCTGGAGCCCGACGTCGTGAGCCTCCAGTTCCACGGCGAGGACTATCTGCTCCACCCGGCGGTGTGCGCGGTTCCCGACCTGGCGCGGCGTCGGGGATGTCCCGTGGTCACGACGCTGCACAACCTGCAGCGCCCGGTGGCGTGGGCGGAGCCGGCCGACCCACTGGATCACCTCCTGCGCGGGAGTGCGGCCTGGATCTGCACCAACGCGATCGACGAAGCCCGGCTCCGATCGCACGAACTCTCCGAGCGCCTGCACGTGATCCCCACCGGGCCGTGCATCACCGACGACCGCGGACGCCGGACCGCCGATCCCCATGGGCCGCTGCGCATCGGCTACTTCGGCTTCCTGAATCCCTTCAAGGGCATCGAGTACCTTCTGCGCGCGGTGGCGGCCCTGCACACCGAGGGCCGCGCGATCCGGCTCGAACTGGCGGCCGGGATCCACACCGACGCACCCGGGCGCCTGCGCGACTACGCGGACTTCGTCGGCGGCGAGATCGAGCGTCTCGGGATCGGACCGGTCCTCGAACGCCACGGCTACGTGTCCGACGAAGAGGTGGGTGCGCTGCTCGGACGATCGCACGTCGCCGTGTTCCCCTTCCGCGACGGGGTGAGCGGCAAGAACTCCAGTTTCTGGAGCACCATGCACCACGCGACGCCGACGCTGACCACGCGGGGTCCGGGCGTGCCGCCGGGACTCGTCGACGGTCAGAACGCCCTTCTCGTCCCGGCGGAGGACGCCGAGGCCATCGCCGAACGGTTGCGATGGTCGGATGCCCACCGCGCCGAGCTCGAGGCGATCGGCCGGGCCGGGCGGGAGTTCGTTCTCCGTTCGTTCGACTGGAGCGTGATCGCGCGTTCGATGCACGAGGTCTTCGCGGCGTCGGTCGATCGGGGTACCGCCGGCGCGGAGGAGCCGCGGTGAACCTTCGTGCCCCGAAGCTTCGCGACGACGCGGCGCTGGCCGCATGGATCCGGGCCGAGCAGGCCCGGCAGCGGCGGGTGGTCTTCACCAGCGGTTGCTTCGACGTGCTGCACGTCGGACACGTACGTTCGCTGCGCGCCGCCCGGTCCCTCGGCGATCGGCTGGTCATCGGATTGAACTCCGACGATTCGGTGCGAGGCCTCAAGGGTCCCGATCGGCCCTACTTCCCGCAGGAGGAGCGGGCGGAGG
Coding sequences within it:
- the waaF gene encoding lipopolysaccharide heptosyltransferase II is translated as MATRLSVLPNWLGDLVMATPALRRFGAGSEHVVVGAPHLVDLVLDLGLADRGVDYDRRGADRGVSGLWRAARGLSALEPEVALVLGPSLRAAALPALAGIPQRQGVGGEGRELFLTRVHRVRGGLRSQHLSQTWWDVTGGAGQVPSPRWRPGRRGQEGWRALMERRPELTAPFAVFAAGATFGPTKRWPTHFFAETAGRLHASHGLRPVFVGSGDARERETAAALAEATGGVSLAGETDLPVLVGALADASLFVGNDSGPMHVAAAVGIPTVGIFGSTSPVWTAPRGPAARTVGPAPVDCSPCFRATCPFALECLRQLEPSAVLGAVERLLGSPPPREARP
- a CDS encoding glycosyltransferase family 9 protein, encoding MPSSLLRRLLGRAGASPNGAVAGEAFSLPGSLQPGARVLLLASDDLTDLLFAMPLVEAVHGAIEGVEFGLLCDERTSHLALSTDRFADVLVVDPQQAGSGSASHRELQEALQGESWDVAILLGQDPDPDRDEFAHLSGATLRMGPDHPLAFPRLNCQVRPPSSESYPYGRAQLWGRLLGVNVDARRLHWRLAPKRARQMGQLVHFNKPRKQQRLIGIDPGVGKAGTRLGAANLGLIANHLSRTIDSRTIVLTADEDPTVVDEFVGVLENTPLDLPRPTLLETVLLLNECDLLVSGNTDLLHFAAALDVPALTVFADADADAWIPDRAERLEVVRAARGEALDLAEIMDRVERLLA
- a CDS encoding Hsp20/alpha crystallin family protein, encoding MISSSRPTPDDRPLDVTRDPDDMEEVFEVYFTSTPGPSRVVRMEGGLGWRPATDVYETEHEFVVQMDLAGMDRNAIEIHVDDEFLVVRGTRSNIAPPGKKHFHKMEIRVGPFERHVRVPGHVDANTARARYESGFLFVVMERGQGRCGERRSIAIGS
- a CDS encoding HAD-IIIA family hydrolase, giving the protein MNHRAVVWLDRDGTIVDDPGYLRDPLALRLLPGAGEAVSRLNRAGIAVVLVTNQSGIARGLLTEQDLRSVHAELRRRLASSGAHLDAIRHCPHLPDHLLPDGARPCACRKPRPGMIEAARDELGVPSDTPQFVVGDKPADVRLARAAGCRSVLVLTGEGRTTRRHHDADADLVVPDVGAAVSHILEQLSLADGGPSC
- the lexA gene encoding transcriptional repressor LexA, which produces MFLTKRQSELLDYLRRTIAVQGYAPSLEEMAAHFQLSSVGTVHKHLKALEEKGFIRRQWNRSRAIEIVETHDGRARRVPMLGSLKGQQPIENGVQSGSIAVPEEFLNGNGAFVLQVGDDSLRDEFLDCGDFVVCEPSESPEPGATVVVTVDGRSTMVRRWEPTSDRVQLRSRRPGAEDFEVGLQRCRIEGVVVGVLRRLQADRQAAS
- a CDS encoding S8 family serine peptidase, which translates into the protein MRSFVRPLTWLVVCATLLVSAPSTAAERWWVELPRDRGVSEPEDLPFPPAPNDAALERRARRGRAERVAVLGRGPSEEALRAVQATGARIVRVSRWLSAASVEADATILERLRERFGRAALRPVRSWAGERDPRVVRVTPGPRRRVGAFDYGRSFDQLAQIGIDRLHDRGLTGQGVRVLVLDTGFLVDHPAIDHLDVLATRDFVNDDADVGIDEGEAINQDRHGTGVVGTLAGYEPGSLIGAAPDVSVLLAKTEVVDSETRVEEDHFVAALEWGEALGADLMTASLGYRTFYDEPDTFAYSPEDLDGDTAITTRAVDDLVAMGVVAISSAGNDGDDPGTLLTPADSDSGLAIAAVDSNGAVAWFSSRGPTADGRTKPDLAARGVRVVWADTWIGVGLASGTSLAAPLVAGAGALLLQAHPDWGPHEVASALRSTASQAMAPDTVLGWGIVDAQAAVFDVEAPQVPLPFDLVAPEPGAVIDGPRVDFAWEAAEDLQTPQQIDYRVEIARDEAFDEVAAVFEVGPAVVRSAWVPVSGQLWWRVVATDPQGHVRTSAARALEVPTATGAPTRTRVAWARWEGPWPNPTSDRSAARLVLNRPARVRAVEVFDVAGRRIRTLRRQVELLPGEWRVEWDGRDSRGRSAASGVYFLRALVEDSDGRAARLRARVVRLR
- the lon gene encoding endopeptidase La; the protein is MADQSEAPGFDLEDGVRVPDQLAVLPISDAVVFPYMMVPLVLSDANLIQLADDVLADSKMLGTFTQLPEATTNGSEEEESNVGEEDVYEIGTAVVIQKMLRFPDGSMRLLGQGITRIRRKKVLQTEPYMVAEVEVLDEKESTDAKTVAYMRGVANNFIKIVDASEKLSDELKVVAMNIDEPGRLADMVATNLDIDVTEKQKVLEILDPRARLELLSEIVMRELEMVELGEKLQSRVRKAIDKDQREYYLRQQLKAIQRELGDTDQSSVELDELRERIEEASLPDHVREAALKEYDRLTRMSPGASEYTVSKTYVDWLLELPWLESSVDNLQLKKAEEVLERDHYGLEDVKERVLEYLAVKKLKDDMRGPILCLVGPPGVGKTSLGKSIAEAMGRKFYRLSLGGMRDEAEIRGHRRTYVGAMPGRVIHGVKVAGTNNPLFMLDEIDKLGSDFRGDPASALLEVLDPAQNSTFTDHYLNLPFDLSNVLFMTTANVLDTIPRPLRDRMEIIQLPGYTRLEKLEIAKRYLVPRQVAENGLSSSSIRFTDAGLNSIISDYTAEAGVRSLERTIGRVCRKVARGVAGSRKKKRVNVSVKNVHDYLGAPVYSDEARKSRPEVGVCAGLAWTPVGGKILFVEAVAMPGQGALRLTGQLGNVMQESAQAALSYIRSRYSAGPQDIEWLRTHDLHVHLPAGAIPKDGPSAGITMATALVSLYRGIPISNRVAMTGEISLTGEVHPVGGLVQKILAAHRARISQVIIPADNERDLEELPEEVLEAIEFHPVERVEQVWELALTRPLQ
- a CDS encoding ABC transporter ATP-binding protein; the protein is MHDIPRVLSLLRHFRWRMPALVVCIVIASSLSSVGITFVSPLVRILFEEDPAPLAAEAQQDPTAGTPAGVPLEQVELPDFMERARTTISQEVEGWLYRGDRTDMLWRLCLSLLVVFLTRNLFAFLQEALRVQIEQRTIHRLREDLHLSIQRLPLQQFSRERTGYLMSRVIADVDAMRGAIIGVWTQLASNCLMIVIALTMVALVSWKLLLTTLLVVPPNMLLIAWISRRLRRGSQRVQESMGDAAAVLQEAISGIRIVKAFDPEGHENRRFDRVNASYTRSYERLKILSAMSSPVSEVLGILTAVVIIVMGGRLVLTGQLRPDLLVLFLGVILWVIGPIKSIIRANNTLQQSLAAARRIFDVLDAPKESRGPVDARPFSAPERALRFENVSFEYETDIPVLHDVDLEVGAGQVVALVGPSGAGKSTLVDLVPRFLDPTGGRVTVDGVDLREFDLASLRGHVGVVSQEVILFHDTVAGNIAFGSGEVSEERMIDAAKTANAHDFVAALPRGYDTLVGERGLQLSGGQRQRLAIARAVLKNPPILILDEATSALDTESERAVQEAMQRLMVGRTTLVIAHRLSTITAADRIVVLQQGRIVESGTHEQLLAHDGAYRRLYDLQFGPGTGDDGDASVGSSQLAG